The following are encoded in a window of Arctopsyche grandis isolate Sample6627 chromosome 2, ASM5162203v2, whole genome shotgun sequence genomic DNA:
- the LOC143922574 gene encoding TBC1 domain family member 13 — translation MSIASNRIKEFESMLQADLIKLEHLQTLCFNGIPDERGLRPLCWKLLLSYLPLDVASRVGTLKTKRTLYKQFIDEIIVSPGGENDHPLNVSPDSSWSTYFKDNEVLLQIDKDVRRLCPDISFFQTATEFPCDQVVNSSGVKRLHKRVEHSALFYSDVERKGLGPFKISRERGGYSSNGSYESMSEGNEAHWEVVERILFIYAKLNPGQGYVQGMNEIVGPIYHTFATDPDIAYREYAEADCFFCFTNLMSEIRDFFIKSLDESEGGVNHLIQKFDQAIRLHDSNVWARLVELDLKPQYYSFRWLTLLLSQEFPLPDVERIWDSLFSDCNRFQFLIHVCCAMVVLVKEHIMDGDFASNVKLLQNYPPIDVTKILQTAVNLSNSI, via the exons GCATTCCGGATGAACGTGGTCTTCGACCGTTATGCTGGAAATTACTCCTGTCGTATTTGCCTTTAGATGTCGCATCTCGAGTCGGCACTCTCAAAACCAAACGAACTCTCTACAAACAATTCATtg ATGAAATCATAGTATCGCCGGGCGGGGAGAATGATCACCCGCTCAACGTCAGCCCCGACAGTTCGTGGTCGACCTATTTTAAGGATAACGAAGTGCTACTTCAGATCGATAAGGACGTTCGCCGACTGTGTCCCGACATCTCGTTTTTCCAAACGGCGACGGAATTTCCCTGCGATCAG GTTGTCAACAGCAGCGGCGTGAAGCGACTTCATAAAAGAGTGGAACATTCTGCCTTATTTTACAGCGATGTAGAAAGGAAAGGCTTAGGCCCATTTAAA ATAAGTAGAGAAAGAGGGGGTTACAGTAGCAACGGTAGTTATGAATCAATGAGCGAAGGAAACGAAGCTCATTGGGAAGTCGTCGAAAGAATTCTATTTATATATGCCAAGCTGAATCCTGGTCAAGGTTATGTGCAGGGAATGAACGAAATAGTCGGTCCAATCTATCACACCTTCGCTACAGATCCCGATATTGCCTATAGAG AATATGCCGAGGCTGACTGTTTTTTCTGTTTCACAAATCTCATGAGCGAAATACGGGATTTCTTCATTAAAAGTCTGGATGAAAGTGAAGGAGGAGTCAACCATCTCATTCAAAAATTCGATCAGGCGATACGTTTACATGATTCCAATGTGTGGGCTCGCCTGGTGGAACTCGATCTGAAGCCGCAATACTACAGTTTTCG ttGGCTAACACTCTTATTGTCACAAGAATTTCCACTACCTGATGTGGAACGCATTTGGGATTCTCTATTTTCAGACTGTAACAGATTCCAATTTTTGATTCACGTATGCTGTGCTATGGTTGT ACTCGTCAAAGAGCACATCATGGATGGCGACTTTGCTTCGAACGTTAAACTGCTCCAGAACTATCCGCCCATAGACGTCACGAAAATATTACAAACGGCCGTCAATTTGTCTAATTCCATTTGA